The Candidatus Synechococcus calcipolaris G9 nucleotide sequence ACGAATCCGCCCATTGACCCCCTGCGGGAAAAACTGGTGATGTCCTTAGTGACCCGACTGGGGGCCCGGGGGAATCTTTTAGACGAGCAAGGGAGTTTTGCCCGATTGCTCCAACTCAATTCCCCATTGATCAATGAAGCAGAATTAACCCAAATTATGGAGTCGGACTTTGGGCCGGTGCGGCTCTCCACCCAGTACCCCTTAGCGGCTGGGCCCACCGGTCTCGAAAAAGCCGTCGGGAATCTCTGTCAGCAGGCCATTGCGGCCGTTCGCCAGGGAGCAGAAATTCTAGTCCTGAGCGATCGCCATGACGGGGCAGGGACATTGCACTACCTGGATGCCGAAACCACCTTTATTCCCCCTCTTTTAGCCGTGGGCGCGGTTCACCATAGCTTGATTAGCCAAGGGATTCGCCGTCAAGTCTCCCTAGTGGTAGAAACGGCCCAGTGCTGGAGTACCCACCATTTTGCCTGCTTGATTGGCTATGGGGCCGGCGCGATTTGTCCCTACCTAACCTGGGAAACCATTCGCCAGTGGTGGCACAGCGATCGCACCCAGAATCTTTTTTCCAAGGGTAAGTTAGCCCCAATGGATCTGCAACGGGTTCAGGCCAACTACCGTAAATCCATTGAAGATGGCCTGTTGAAGATTCTCTCAAAGATGGGAATTTCCCTGGTTGCCAGTTATCGCGGGGCGCAAATTTTTGAGGCCATCGGGATTGGTTCCGATCTGTTGCAGTTAGGTTTCATTGGTACCACGTCACGGGTGGGGGGCCTAAGCATTACGGATCTGGCCCAGGAAACGGTAACGTTCCACAGCAAGGCCTTCCCGGAAATGACCAGTAAAAAGCTGAAAAACTATGGTTTTGTCCAGTTCCGGCCCGGGGGTGAATACCACATGAATAACCCGGAGATGGCCAAGGCTCTCCACAAAGCTGTTGCAGATAAAAACTATGATCACTACGAGGTCTACCGCCAGCAGCTTACCACCCGGATTCCCACGGCCCTGCGGGATTTGCTGGAGTTCCAGAGCGATCGCCCGTCCATTGATTTAGACCAGGTGGAGCCGGCCAGCGAGATTGCAAAACGCTTCTGCACCGGTGGCATGTCTCTGGGTGCCTTGTCCCGGGAAGCCCATGAAGTTCTGGCGATCGCCATGAATCGGTTGGGAGCCAAATCCAACTCTGGGGAAGGGGGCGAGGATCCGGTGCGGTTTGAAATCCTTGAGGATGTGGACAAGGATGGCCATTCTCCCCAACTGCCCCACCTCAATGGCCTCCGCAATGGAGACACCGCCAATTCTGCGATCAAACAGGTGGCCTCGGGCCGATTTGGGGTGACACCGGAATATTTAAGCCATGGCAAGCAAATTGAGATCAAAATGGCCCAGGGGGCCAAGCCAGGGGAAGGGGGCCAATTACCGGGGCCAAAGGTCAGCCCCTATATTGCCATGCTGCGCCGTTCTAAGCCCGGTGTGCCCTTGATTTCACCCCCACCCCACCATGACATTTACTCCATTGAGGATCTAGCCCAACTTATTTTTGATCTGCATCAGATCAATCCCCAGGCCAAGGTTTCCGTAAAATTGGTGGCGGAAATTGGCATTGGTACGATCGCCGCTGGGGTGGCCAAGGCAAATGCCGATGTGATCCAGATTTCTGGCCATGACGGTGGCACGGGAGCGTCGCCCCTCAGTTCCATTAAGCATGCCGGTAGTCCCTGGGAATTGGGATTAACCGAAGTCCATCGGGTGCTGCTGGAAAACCAACTGCGGGATCGGGTGACCCTGCGGGTTGATGGTGGTCTTAAGTGCGGCTGGGATGTGATCATGGGGGCCCTGATGGGGGCCGAAGAATTTGGCTTTGGCTCGGCGGCCATGATTGCCGAAGGCTGTATTATGGCGCGGATTTGCCATACCAATAACTGCCCCGTGGGGGTAGCTACCCAAAAAGAAGAGCTACGGAAGCGGTTCCCTGGCATTCCTGACCATGTGGTGAATTTCTTCCTCTTTATTGCCGAAGAGGTGCGTTCCATTCTGGCGAAGCTGGGCTATAGCAGTCTCAATGAGATCATTGGCCGTTCGGATATTCTTACTCCACGCGCCGATGTTCACCTCCAGAAAACCCAATCCCTAAATTTGGATTGCCTGACCCAACTGCCCGATACCCGCAGCGATCGCCAGTGGCTTGTCCATGAAGCGGTGCATAGCAATGGTGACGTTCTCGACGATCGCATCTTGGCGGAAGCTGATGTTCAAACGGCAATCTGTGAACAACAAACCGTGGAAGCCACCTATGGGATTGTGAATACCGATCGCACCGTGGGGGCCCGAATTGCTGGGGCGATCGCCCGCAAGTACGGTAATACAGGCTTTGAAGGACAGTTGACCCTTAACTTTGAGGGCAGTGCCGGTCAGAGCTTTGGTGCCTTTAACTTACCAGGGATGATCCTCAAGCTGGTGGGCGAGGCCAACGACTACGTGGGCAAGGGAATGCACGGCGGTGAACTGATTATTACCCCCAAACCTGACGCTCCCTATGCTGCTGCCGATAACGTGATTATTGGTAACACCTGTCTTTATGGAGCGACCGGCGGCGTTCTCTATGCCAATGGCCGGGCTGGAGAGCGGTTTGCCGTCCGCAATTCCAAGGGTACTGCGGTGGTCGAAGGAACTGGCGATCACTGTTGTGAATACATGACCGGCGGTGTGGTGGTGGTTCTGGGAACAACGGGCCGCAATGTCGGGGCCGGCATGACCGGGGGGTTAGCCTACATCTTAGATGAAACCCACACCTTCCCCGCTAAGGTCAACCCAGAGATCGTTAAACTCCAGCGGGTCGTTTCGCCAGCGGGCCAAACCCAGCTACGGAACTTGATCCAAGCCCACAGCGATCGCACCGGTAGCCCCCGTGCCCAGGAGATTCTCAGCCAGTGGGACACCTATCTACCCCAATTTTGGCAGGTGGTTCCCCCCTCCGAAGCCGATAGCCCGGAAGCCAATCCAGAGATGCTCTCCCAGGCTGAGACAGCAACGGATAAGGTGTTAACCCCGGTACAGTAAACCCGTGCAAATGGGTGAATTCAATTTGTAGATTCAATTAGTAGATTGTTTTAGGGGCTGGAGGGTCACGATGTCTGTTTCTTCGCCTCTCTACGAGGGCAAGGCCAAAAAAATCTACGCCAGTGAGGATGCCGACATTCTTATTGCCCACTTTAAGGATGATGCCACGGCCTTTAATGCCCAAAAACGCGGCTCCATCAAGGCCAAGGGGGAAATGAACTGCACGATCGCCAGCCATTTATTTCGCTACCTTGGCCAACAGGGCATTCCCAGCCATTTTATTGATCAACCGGCCCCCAACCAAATGCGGATCCAGGCGGTGGAGATTATCCCCCTAGAAGTCGTTGTCCGTAATCGCGCCGCCGGGAGTCTTTGCCGTCAGACAGGTTTGCCCCTAGGCATGGAGCTATCACCACCCCTGGTGGAGTTTTATCTCAAAAATGATGAACTGGGGGATCCCCTGCTTACAGGCGATCGCCTCAACCTCCTCAATTTAGCCAGTCCCGATGAAATTCAAACCCTGAGAACCCTGGCCCTAGAGATTAACCAGCACCTCATTGAGTTTTTTAATCACTGCGCCATTACCCTGGTGGATTTTAAGTTAGAATTTGGCCGCGATCGCCAGGGCACAATTTTGCTCGCTGATGAGATCAGCCCCGATACCTGCCGCCTTTGGAATCAACAGGAAACGGATCCCGATCGACGGATTATGGATAAAGATCGCTTTCGCCAAGATCTAGGGGATGTAGAAACGGCCTATGCCCAAGTCATGGAGCGAGTCTTGAAAAACCAGGAATTTAGCAAAGGAACTGCTTAATGGTTGCCCCGTCCCCTGCGTCCGCCGCCGAGATTGCCGCCGAGGGCCTCAAGCCCGAAGAATATACAGAAATTGTCCGGCGGTTGGGTCGCCATCCCAATCGGGCCGAATTGGGCATGTTTGGGGTGATGTGGTCAGAGCATTGCTGTTATAAAAACTCCCGACCCCTCCTGAAGCAGTTTCCCACCCAAGGCAAACGGGTACTGGTGGGCCCGGGGGAAAATGCTGGGGTTGTGGACTTAGGGGATGGGCTGCGGTTAGCCTTCAAGATTGAGTCCCATAATCACCCCTCGGCGATCGAGCCATTTCAGGGGGCCGCCACCGGTGTCGGTGGTATTTTGCGGGATATTTTCACCATGGGGGCCCGGCCCATCGCCCTCCTCAATGCCCTGCGGTTTGGTAGTTTAAGGGATGCCAAAACCCGCCAACTCTTCCAGGGCGTAGTCGCAGGCATTAGCCACTATGGCAACTGTGTCGGTGTACCCACCATTGGCGGGGATGTTTACTTTGAGCCAGCCTATGGTGGCAATCCCCTCGTGAATGTGATGGCCCTAGGTTTAATGGAAACCGCTGAAATTGTCAAATCCGGTGCCGCTGGGGTGGGGAATCCCGTATTGTATGTGGGATCAACCACCGGTCGGGATGGCATGGGGGGAGCCAGTTTTGCCAGTGCCGAACTCAGCGATGCCTCCATGGACGATCGCCCGGCGGTGCAAGTGGGGGATCCCTTCCTCGAAAAATCCCTCATTGAAGCGTGCCTAGAGGCCTTTCAAACCGGGGCAGTCATTGCCGCCCAGGACATGGGGGCAGCGGGCCTCACCTGCTCCACTGCCGAGATGGCAGCAAAGGGGGGGGTGGGGATTGAACTGAATTTAGATCGGGTTCCAGTACGGGAAACGGGGATGGTACCCTACGAATATTTGCTATCTGAATCCCAGGAACGGATGCTATTTGTAGTGGAACAGGGACGAGAGGATGAACTCATTGAGATTTTCCAGCGGTGGGGGCTTCAGGGGGTCGTTGCCGGCCAAGTCATTGCCGACCCCATTGTGAGAATTTTCTTCCAAGGGGCGATCGCCGCTGAAATTCCAGCCACGGCCTTAGCCGATGACACACCGCTCTATGAACGGCAAAAAATGACCACCCTGCCTGACTATATCCAAGACGCCTGGGCCTGGTCAGAGGCCGACCTGCCTCCCACATCGGTAACAGGTCTGACGGGAGAAAACCCCCAGGATTGGAATCAGGTCTTGATGGCATTGCTTGCCTGTCCCACCATTGCCTCTAAGTCCTGGGTCTATCGCCAATACGATCACCAGGTTCAAAATAATACCCTGATTTTCCCTGGCGGGGCAGATGCTGGGGTGATTCGCTTGCGGCCCCTACCTGGCCAAGCCTGTGACCATGGGTCTAGTCAAAAGGGCGTTCATCAAAAAGGAGTCGCCGCCACCGTTGATTGCAATGGCCGCCACGTTTACCTCCATCCCTACGAAGGGGCTAAAGGGGCAGTGGCAGAAGCGGCCCGGAATTTAACCTGTGTGGGGGCCCTGCCCTTGGCGGTGACAGACAATCTCAACTTTGGCAGCCCGGAAACACCAGTGGGCTATTGGCAGTTAGCCGAGGCTTGCCGGGGCCTAGCAGAAGCCTGCCAGAGCTTGGGTACTCCAGTCACGGGGGGTAACGTCTCCCTCTACAATGAAACCCTGGATTCCCAAGGCACACCCCAGGCTATTTACCCAACTCCCGTAGTGGGAATGGTGGGCCTCATTGAAGATTTGCAGCGGGTGGTGGGTCAAGGTTGGCAACATCAAGGGGATGCCATTTATCTCCTGGGCCTTCCCCCCTCCCTAGAGGTAGATTCACGGGTGAGTCTGGGGGGGTCTGAATATTTAGCGACGATTCATGGCCAGGTTGCTGGTCAGCCCCCCCAGGTTGATTTGGACTTAGAGCAGCGGGTTCAGGAGGTCTGCCGCCATGGTATTAGCCAAGGCTGGATTTGTTCTGCCCACGATAGTTCCGAGGGAGGCCTTGCCGTTGCCCTAGCTGAGGCCTGTATCAGTGGCGATCGCGGCGCGGCGATTACCTTACCCCTAGAAAGCACGATGGTTGGACGCTGGGATCGACTTCTATTTGGTGAGGGGGGGGCGCGAATTATTGTCTCCGTCGCCCTAGAGCATCAACCCACCTGGCAAGCTTATTTAAGGGAATCCCTGAAGGATTATGGGGTGTATTTAGGCCAGGTACAAAACCAGGGTGGAGAGCTTCTCCTTACAACCAATGATAATTTGGCCTTAATCAAGGTTAGGATAGAAGATATTAAAGCCCTTTGGCAAAATGCCCTAGTTAATTATTTTCACTAGAGGTTTAGTGTCATCATTTTGATCACATTTTGATTAAATTAGTCACGGTTTTAGCTGAAGACATAGAGTGGGGGCGACGAGAAATCGTCGATATAAATGATAAGTATGGAATTTATGAGTCTTTCCGAATTTGTATCAATGATGCTATGAGCATTATTTCATGAGTATTAATGTCTAAATTGTCTAAGCTGTAATAGTGTCTTTGCGGTAAAAATTCATGGCTCCATTCTCAATTGCTCGATCGGATAAGCCAGAAGAGGCCTGTGGGGTTTTTGGGGTCTTTGCGCCAACCGCAGAGGTCGCTCGTTTAACCTATTTTGGTCTCTATGCCCTGCAACATCGGGGTCAAGAATCTGCTGGTATTGCCACCTTTGAAGGGCAACAGGTTCATCTCCATAAGGACATGGGCCTCGTTTCCCAAGTTTTTGATCAAGATATTCTTGATAGTTTGGTGGGTGAGAGTGCCATTGGTCATACCCGCTACTCAACAACCGGGGGCAGTCGCATCGTCAATGCCCAACCCGTCGTTGTGGATACCCGTTTGGGGCCCCTAGCTTTAGCCCACAATGGGAATTTAGTGAATACCCCCCAATTACGTCGCCAAGTATTGGAATGCCTAACCCCTGAAGCCCATTTAATCAGCACAACGGATTCGGAACTCATTGCCTGGTCAATTGCCCAGTCCCTAGAAAACCATTCGACCTGGCAAGAAGCAGCCATGGCAGCGGCCCAACAGTGGCAAGGGGCCTTCAGTTTAGTGATTGGTACCCCCGATGGGTTAATAGGCCTACGGGATAGCCATGGCATTCGTCCCCTAGTGATTGGTGTTCTCCATGACCCAGACAGCGATCGCTGCAACTATGTATTAGCCTCGGAAACCTGTGCCCTAGATATTATTGGGGCTGCTTATCTGCGGGATGTGGAACCCGGCGAATTGGTTTGGATCAGTGAAAACCACCTAGAAAGCCACCACTGGAGTGTCCCCGATCGCAAGCTGTGCATTTTT carries:
- the purC gene encoding phosphoribosylaminoimidazolesuccinocarboxamide synthase; the protein is MSVSSPLYEGKAKKIYASEDADILIAHFKDDATAFNAQKRGSIKAKGEMNCTIASHLFRYLGQQGIPSHFIDQPAPNQMRIQAVEIIPLEVVVRNRAAGSLCRQTGLPLGMELSPPLVEFYLKNDELGDPLLTGDRLNLLNLASPDEIQTLRTLALEINQHLIEFFNHCAITLVDFKLEFGRDRQGTILLADEISPDTCRLWNQQETDPDRRIMDKDRFRQDLGDVETAYAQVMERVLKNQEFSKGTA
- a CDS encoding glutamate synthase-related protein yields the protein MHNQNSPSGHQSLPADSGFSGYPWLVEERDACGVGFVAHREGKASHSIVEQALQGLTCLEHRGGCSADRDSGDGAGLMTAVPWQLLPEYGIPRQNIGVAMVFLPQGGATAIAKKIIEESLGSSDLKFLGWRQVPVNPDVLGPQARQNQPQIEQLFVASSTLNGDALERQLYLARKRMEQAINATKAAWCKDFYVCSFSNRTIVYKGMVRSVVLKDFYLDLQNPDYISVFAVYHRRFSTNTMPKWPLAQPMRFLGHNGEINTLLGNINWMRARQAQLAHPVWSDTFGELLPIVNAKNSDSANLDNALELLVQSGRQPLQGMMMLVPEAYQNQPDLVEHPEIVDFYEFYSGLQEAWDGPALIVFSDGHVVGATLDRNGLRPARYTITQDGLVIVGSEAGVIPVEEANVLEKGRLGPGQMIAVDLQNHELLTNWQIKQRVAAHAPYGEWLKTYRQDIEPQAYQEDLAIAPPDYLQQQMAFGYGAEDVEMVIEAMAKDGKEPTFCMGDDIPLAVLSERPHLLYNYFKQRFAQVTNPPIDPLREKLVMSLVTRLGARGNLLDEQGSFARLLQLNSPLINEAELTQIMESDFGPVRLSTQYPLAAGPTGLEKAVGNLCQQAIAAVRQGAEILVLSDRHDGAGTLHYLDAETTFIPPLLAVGAVHHSLISQGIRRQVSLVVETAQCWSTHHFACLIGYGAGAICPYLTWETIRQWWHSDRTQNLFSKGKLAPMDLQRVQANYRKSIEDGLLKILSKMGISLVASYRGAQIFEAIGIGSDLLQLGFIGTTSRVGGLSITDLAQETVTFHSKAFPEMTSKKLKNYGFVQFRPGGEYHMNNPEMAKALHKAVADKNYDHYEVYRQQLTTRIPTALRDLLEFQSDRPSIDLDQVEPASEIAKRFCTGGMSLGALSREAHEVLAIAMNRLGAKSNSGEGGEDPVRFEILEDVDKDGHSPQLPHLNGLRNGDTANSAIKQVASGRFGVTPEYLSHGKQIEIKMAQGAKPGEGGQLPGPKVSPYIAMLRRSKPGVPLISPPPHHDIYSIEDLAQLIFDLHQINPQAKVSVKLVAEIGIGTIAAGVAKANADVIQISGHDGGTGASPLSSIKHAGSPWELGLTEVHRVLLENQLRDRVTLRVDGGLKCGWDVIMGALMGAEEFGFGSAAMIAEGCIMARICHTNNCPVGVATQKEELRKRFPGIPDHVVNFFLFIAEEVRSILAKLGYSSLNEIIGRSDILTPRADVHLQKTQSLNLDCLTQLPDTRSDRQWLVHEAVHSNGDVLDDRILAEADVQTAICEQQTVEATYGIVNTDRTVGARIAGAIARKYGNTGFEGQLTLNFEGSAGQSFGAFNLPGMILKLVGEANDYVGKGMHGGELIITPKPDAPYAAADNVIIGNTCLYGATGGVLYANGRAGERFAVRNSKGTAVVEGTGDHCCEYMTGGVVVVLGTTGRNVGAGMTGGLAYILDETHTFPAKVNPEIVKLQRVVSPAGQTQLRNLIQAHSDRTGSPRAQEILSQWDTYLPQFWQVVPPSEADSPEANPEMLSQAETATDKVLTPVQ
- the purF gene encoding amidophosphoribosyltransferase — translated: MAPFSIARSDKPEEACGVFGVFAPTAEVARLTYFGLYALQHRGQESAGIATFEGQQVHLHKDMGLVSQVFDQDILDSLVGESAIGHTRYSTTGGSRIVNAQPVVVDTRLGPLALAHNGNLVNTPQLRRQVLECLTPEAHLISTTDSELIAWSIAQSLENHSTWQEAAMAAAQQWQGAFSLVIGTPDGLIGLRDSHGIRPLVIGVLHDPDSDRCNYVLASETCALDIIGAAYLRDVEPGELVWISENHLESHHWSVPDRKLCIFEMIYFARPDSLMHGESLYSYRQRLGQQLGQESPADVDLVIAVPDSGVPAAIGYSQSTGIPYAEGLIKNRYVGRTFIQPTQSMRESGIRMKLNPLRDVLEGQRIVIVDDSIVRGTTSRKIVRALRDAGAREVHMRISSPPVTHPCFYGIDTDSQDQLIAATKTVRDIAEQIGVESLSYLTWQGMIRATQDSGDRFCSACFTGEYPIQIPDPVKREKLLLEKIS
- the purL gene encoding phosphoribosylformylglycinamidine synthase subunit PurL, yielding MVAPSPASAAEIAAEGLKPEEYTEIVRRLGRHPNRAELGMFGVMWSEHCCYKNSRPLLKQFPTQGKRVLVGPGENAGVVDLGDGLRLAFKIESHNHPSAIEPFQGAATGVGGILRDIFTMGARPIALLNALRFGSLRDAKTRQLFQGVVAGISHYGNCVGVPTIGGDVYFEPAYGGNPLVNVMALGLMETAEIVKSGAAGVGNPVLYVGSTTGRDGMGGASFASAELSDASMDDRPAVQVGDPFLEKSLIEACLEAFQTGAVIAAQDMGAAGLTCSTAEMAAKGGVGIELNLDRVPVRETGMVPYEYLLSESQERMLFVVEQGREDELIEIFQRWGLQGVVAGQVIADPIVRIFFQGAIAAEIPATALADDTPLYERQKMTTLPDYIQDAWAWSEADLPPTSVTGLTGENPQDWNQVLMALLACPTIASKSWVYRQYDHQVQNNTLIFPGGADAGVIRLRPLPGQACDHGSSQKGVHQKGVAATVDCNGRHVYLHPYEGAKGAVAEAARNLTCVGALPLAVTDNLNFGSPETPVGYWQLAEACRGLAEACQSLGTPVTGGNVSLYNETLDSQGTPQAIYPTPVVGMVGLIEDLQRVVGQGWQHQGDAIYLLGLPPSLEVDSRVSLGGSEYLATIHGQVAGQPPQVDLDLEQRVQEVCRHGISQGWICSAHDSSEGGLAVALAEACISGDRGAAITLPLESTMVGRWDRLLFGEGGARIIVSVALEHQPTWQAYLRESLKDYGVYLGQVQNQGGELLLTTNDNLALIKVRIEDIKALWQNALVNYFH